From Brucella pseudogrignonensis, a single genomic window includes:
- a CDS encoding DUF2794 domain-containing protein, translating into MDIPSAANEDQSSQPISPISATPKVIPLGPSRPQSPTVRFDRHELGKILNIYGRMVATGAWRDYAIDHLADRAVFSIFRRASEVPLFRVEKNPKLAQKQGVYSVIAASGLIMKRGHELERVLRVFDKSLKLVGN; encoded by the coding sequence ATGGATATTCCAAGCGCTGCGAATGAAGATCAATCATCGCAACCCATTTCTCCTATATCGGCAACGCCAAAAGTAATCCCTCTTGGCCCATCACGTCCGCAATCGCCGACGGTTCGTTTTGACAGGCACGAACTGGGAAAAATCCTCAATATTTATGGTCGCATGGTCGCGACAGGCGCGTGGCGCGATTATGCAATCGACCACCTTGCTGACAGAGCGGTTTTCTCCATCTTTCGGCGCGCCAGCGAAGTTCCGTTGTTTCGTGTTGAGAAAAACCCAAAGCTTGCGCAGAAACAGGGCGTTTATTCTGTTATTGCTGCGAGCGGGCTGATTATGAAACGCGGACACGAACTTGAACGCGTGCTGCGCGTTTTCGATAAAAGCCTGAAGCTCGTAGGCAATTAA
- a CDS encoding ABC transporter permease, which yields MSRLASFSLALRFALREMRGGLSGFYIFLACIALGVAAIGGVNSVARSVSTGIAAEGQSILGGDVSFALNQREASAEERAFIDSQGKVAESATMRSMARLPDGSDQSLVEVKAVDAVYPLYGTLKVVPELSLDDMTKQQDGAYGAAVSQDFLNRMGVQLGTKVLLGSQIFELRALIESEPDLLSSGFNFAPRFLVSMDGLRASGLIQPGSLVDHIYKVALPDGVSDSAIAQLRERATADFPDAGWNIRSRNNAAPALTANIERFSQFLTLVGLTALIVGGVGVANAVRAYLDGKRGVIATFKSLGAPARFAVLVYLVQIMVIGLIGILLGLVLAAIIPYAAAWALANYLPVAGGGGFFPQALALAAVFGLITTLAFAIIPLGRARNIPATALFREQGFEQRGLPPFFYLALAVLLIAALAGLALYVAYDRRIAAIFIVSSIAAFGVLRLVADGIRWLARRAPRTRSTAFRLAIGNIYRPGALTPSVVLSLGLGLTLMVAIALIDGNLRRQVTENIPAQAPDFFFVDIQNNDIDDFTKLVSGIVPDGKLTSGPMLRGRIVAFNGTNVRDMTIPPEAAWVLRGDRGITFADKVPENSTLTEGEWWPENYSGEPLVSFAEREGKELGLKLGDTVTVNVLGRNINAKIASFRQLQWETLAMNFVMVFSPNTFAGAPATWLATLTIPDGQKNLAPDVLRQVTKTWPAITTVSVTDALDVANDLISQLATAIRAAASIALAASVLVLGGALAAGNRARVHDAVVLKTLGATRGTLISAYIIEYMLLGLATAVFALVAGGVAGWYVVVEVMKLKAQFLPDVALMTVGVALVLTVGFGLAGTWRVLGQKPANVLRTL from the coding sequence ATGAGCAGGCTTGCTTCCTTCTCGCTCGCTCTGCGCTTTGCGCTGCGTGAAATGCGCGGCGGGCTTTCCGGCTTCTATATCTTTCTCGCCTGTATCGCGCTGGGTGTCGCTGCCATTGGTGGCGTGAATTCGGTTGCTCGCTCCGTCAGCACTGGCATTGCAGCCGAGGGACAGAGCATTCTTGGTGGCGACGTGAGCTTTGCGCTTAACCAGCGCGAAGCAAGCGCTGAGGAGCGCGCTTTCATCGACAGCCAAGGCAAGGTCGCCGAAAGTGCTACCATGCGCTCCATGGCGCGTCTGCCGGATGGGTCGGATCAGTCGCTGGTCGAAGTGAAGGCGGTTGATGCTGTCTATCCGCTTTATGGCACGTTGAAAGTAGTACCTGAGCTTTCGCTTGATGACATGACGAAACAGCAGGACGGAGCCTACGGTGCCGCTGTCAGTCAGGATTTCCTCAATCGTATGGGTGTTCAGCTTGGAACGAAAGTGCTGCTTGGTTCTCAAATTTTTGAGCTGCGGGCGCTGATCGAAAGCGAACCTGACCTTCTGTCATCGGGCTTTAATTTTGCGCCGCGTTTTCTGGTTTCGATGGATGGCCTTCGCGCGTCTGGCCTGATCCAGCCCGGAAGCCTCGTTGATCATATCTACAAGGTGGCTTTGCCTGATGGCGTGTCCGATTCTGCAATCGCGCAATTGCGCGAACGCGCTACCGCCGACTTCCCCGACGCTGGCTGGAACATTCGTTCGCGCAACAATGCAGCACCGGCATTGACTGCCAATATTGAACGTTTTTCGCAGTTTCTCACGCTGGTCGGCCTGACCGCCTTAATCGTCGGCGGCGTTGGTGTCGCGAATGCCGTGCGTGCCTATCTTGATGGCAAGCGTGGCGTGATTGCGACGTTTAAATCGCTCGGCGCACCGGCGCGTTTTGCTGTGCTGGTCTATCTGGTGCAGATCATGGTCATCGGTTTGATTGGCATCCTGCTTGGTCTGGTGCTTGCCGCGATCATTCCGTATGCCGCCGCTTGGGCGCTTGCCAATTATTTGCCCGTTGCGGGTGGCGGTGGTTTCTTCCCGCAAGCGCTTGCTCTGGCGGCGGTCTTTGGGCTGATCACAACGCTTGCCTTTGCCATTATCCCGCTTGGCCGGGCGCGAAACATTCCAGCGACTGCACTGTTCCGCGAACAGGGGTTTGAGCAACGCGGATTGCCGCCATTTTTCTATCTGGCGCTTGCGGTTCTGCTGATTGCTGCTCTTGCAGGGCTCGCGCTTTACGTCGCTTATGATCGACGAATCGCTGCGATCTTCATCGTCTCATCCATTGCTGCCTTTGGTGTTTTGCGGCTGGTCGCGGATGGGATCCGCTGGCTGGCGCGTCGTGCGCCGCGTACACGCTCAACCGCCTTTCGTCTGGCGATTGGCAATATCTATCGCCCCGGCGCACTAACCCCTTCTGTTGTGCTTTCGCTTGGTCTCGGCCTCACGCTGATGGTGGCGATTGCGCTGATCGACGGTAATCTGCGTCGTCAGGTGACGGAGAATATCCCTGCACAAGCGCCGGACTTCTTCTTTGTCGATATTCAGAACAACGACATTGACGATTTCACCAAGCTTGTGAGCGGCATTGTGCCGGATGGCAAACTTACCTCCGGCCCGATGCTGCGCGGTCGTATCGTTGCTTTTAACGGCACCAATGTTCGTGACATGACCATTCCGCCGGAGGCTGCATGGGTGCTGCGCGGTGATCGTGGCATTACCTTTGCCGACAAAGTTCCTGAAAACTCGACGCTGACCGAGGGCGAATGGTGGCCGGAAAATTACTCCGGCGAGCCGCTTGTTTCTTTCGCAGAGCGTGAAGGCAAAGAGCTTGGGCTGAAGCTTGGCGATACGGTTACTGTCAATGTGCTTGGCCGTAATATCAATGCCAAGATTGCAAGCTTCCGGCAGTTGCAATGGGAAACATTGGCGATGAATTTCGTCATGGTGTTCTCGCCCAACACGTTTGCCGGTGCGCCTGCCACATGGCTTGCCACGCTGACTATTCCTGATGGTCAGAAGAATTTGGCTCCCGATGTTTTGCGGCAGGTTACAAAAACATGGCCAGCCATTACCACTGTGAGTGTGACGGATGCGCTTGATGTGGCGAATGATCTGATCAGCCAGCTTGCAACGGCAATACGCGCGGCAGCTTCGATTGCGCTTGCAGCTTCAGTGTTGGTGCTGGGCGGTGCTCTGGCTGCGGGTAACCGCGCCCGTGTTCACGACGCAGTGGTCTTGAAAACGCTGGGCGCCACGCGTGGCACGCTGATCAGCGCCTATATCATCGAATATATGCTGCTGGGTCTTGCAACGGCGGTCTTTGCGCTGGTCGCGGGCGGTGTCGCCGGTTGGTATGTGGTGGTGGAAGTGATGAAGCTCAAAGCACAGTTCCTGCCAGATGTTGCACTGATGACGGTTGGTGTCGCTCTGGTGCTGACTGTCGGTTTTGGTCTGGCAGGTACATGGCGTGTGCTGGGTCAGAAGCCTGCAAATGTGCTTCGGACCTTATGA
- a CDS encoding Bax inhibitor-1/YccA family protein has product MADFRNIQAQQRPVGGARVGADIDQGLRSYMLGVYNMMAIGLVVTGLAALAVSSLAVTTDPSAAVAQMANGKMLTALGAALYTSPLRWVVMLAPLAAVFFLSFRIERLSVSTASAVFWGYAALVGLSLSSIFLVYTGQSIVRTFFVTAASFGALSLYGYTTKRDLSAMGSFLMMGLFGLIIASVVNIFLGSTALQFAISVIGVLIFAGLTAYDTQSIKEMYFEGDSADSQGRKVVMGALRLYLDFINMFMFLLQFMGNRD; this is encoded by the coding sequence ATGGCTGACTTTCGCAATATTCAGGCACAGCAGAGGCCGGTAGGTGGCGCTCGGGTTGGTGCCGACATCGATCAGGGGCTCCGCAGCTATATGCTCGGCGTCTACAATATGATGGCAATTGGTCTGGTTGTTACCGGCCTTGCTGCATTGGCTGTTTCATCGCTGGCCGTTACAACCGATCCGTCTGCAGCGGTTGCGCAGATGGCAAACGGCAAGATGCTTACTGCACTTGGTGCTGCTCTTTACACATCGCCGCTGCGCTGGGTTGTTATGCTCGCGCCGCTCGCAGCCGTATTCTTCCTGAGCTTCCGTATTGAACGTCTGTCGGTTTCGACCGCAAGCGCCGTTTTCTGGGGCTACGCAGCGCTCGTCGGTCTGTCGCTGTCGTCGATCTTTCTGGTTTACACTGGTCAGAGCATCGTTCGCACCTTCTTCGTGACCGCTGCTTCTTTCGGCGCGCTCTCGCTCTATGGTTACACAACCAAGCGTGATCTGTCGGCAATGGGCTCGTTCCTGATGATGGGTCTATTCGGCCTGATCATCGCTTCTGTCGTTAACATTTTCCTCGGCTCCACCGCGCTGCAGTTTGCAATCTCGGTGATCGGCGTTCTGATCTTCGCAGGTTTGACCGCTTACGACACACAGTCGATCAAGGAAATGTACTTTGAAGGAGATTCTGCGGATTCGCAGGGCCGTAAGGTTGTTATGGGCGCGCTGCGTCTGTACCTCGACTTCATCAACATGTTCATGTTCCTGCTTCAGTTCATGGGCAACCGTGACTAA
- a CDS encoding thioredoxin family protein, whose translation MGMAFTGCLSMSGAAKAQDSSTRTSVLELYTSQGCKSCPQADKNLASYADDPNVLALSFHVNYWDYMGWRDTLASQDNTDRQNAYRNSFNAKMVYTPQAIVNGVAEMNGNDAEVVKAHLTDNKLNVPVSITKLDDGRLSIEIAAGEKPEKPVHIVMFYLRDSVTIPIDKGENAGQSVTYRNSVTDINTIGMWDGKALKIELPASELTRKDVSGCAVLLQESNSEKALGPIHGAAIFKQKNSLAL comes from the coding sequence CTGGGGATGGCGTTCACTGGATGCCTGTCAATGAGTGGTGCTGCAAAGGCACAGGACAGCAGTACGCGCACATCGGTACTTGAGCTTTATACCAGCCAGGGCTGCAAATCCTGCCCGCAGGCCGACAAGAATCTGGCATCCTATGCGGATGATCCAAACGTTCTGGCGCTGTCGTTTCACGTCAATTACTGGGATTATATGGGATGGCGCGATACGCTTGCCTCTCAGGATAATACTGACCGCCAGAATGCCTATCGCAATTCATTCAATGCGAAGATGGTTTATACACCGCAGGCAATCGTCAATGGTGTTGCTGAAATGAACGGCAATGACGCTGAAGTCGTGAAAGCACATCTCACAGACAACAAGCTCAATGTACCCGTTTCGATCACTAAACTGGATGACGGCCGTCTTTCGATTGAGATTGCAGCCGGTGAAAAGCCGGAAAAGCCTGTGCACATTGTGATGTTTTATCTGCGCGATTCGGTGACAATCCCGATCGACAAAGGCGAAAACGCCGGTCAGTCTGTTACCTATCGCAATAGCGTGACAGACATCAACACAATCGGCATGTGGGATGGCAAAGCGCTGAAAATCGAGCTGCCAGCGTCGGAACTCACCCGGAAGGACGTGAGCGGTTGCGCGGTCCTTTTGCAGGAAAGCAACAGTGAAAAGGCTCTTGGGCCTATTCACGGTGCAGCAATCTTCAAGCAGAAAAATTCGCTGGCTCTTTGA
- a CDS encoding DUF6500 family protein: MRASLREKAIAICDEKIAKKGETVGIFFYAFFANKNSDPDLLMEAAEWWIKTHKLDHFEKALKIREMIRSGL, from the coding sequence ATGAGGGCGAGTTTAAGAGAAAAGGCCATCGCTATTTGCGATGAAAAAATCGCGAAGAAGGGCGAGACCGTCGGCATTTTCTTTTATGCATTCTTTGCCAATAAGAACTCAGACCCAGACCTGCTTATGGAAGCAGCGGAATGGTGGATTAAAACCCATAAGCTCGATCACTTTGAAAAAGCTCTCAAAATCAGGGAAATGATTCGTTCGGGGCTATAA
- the acnA gene encoding aconitate hydratase AcnA: MSNIDSFKSRKTLTVNGKDYVYYSLTEAEKNGLKGISKLPFSMKVLLENLLRFEDDRSVKKSDIEAVAAWLTDRGSAGAEIAYRPARVLMQDFTGVPAVVDLAAMRDGLKALGGDPEKINPLVPVDLVIDHSVIVDEFGNPNAFKANVDLEYQRNGERYRFLKWGQQAFKNFRVVPPGTGICHQVNLEYLAQAVWTKEEDGVTLAYPDTCVGTDSHTTMVNGLGVLGWGVGGIEAEAAMLGQPVSMLLPEVIGFRLTGKVKEGVTATDLVLTVTQMLRKKGVVGKFVEFFGEGLENMTLADRATIANMGPEYGATCGFFPIDKETLNYMNTTGREEDRIALVEAYSRAQGMWREAGSEDPVFTDILELDMGDVVPSMAGPKRPEGRIALENIGSGFATSLETEYKKTSGQTTRYPVEGEDYDLGHGDVAIAAITSCTNTSNPSVLIAAGLLARNAVAKGLKTKPWVKTSLAPGSQVVAAYLESAGLQKDLDALGFNLVGFGCTTCIGNSGPLPAPISKTINEKGLIAAAVLSGNRNFEGRVSPDVQANYLASPPLVVAHALAGTVTKDLTKEPLGEDKDGNPVFLRDIWPSSAEIQDFIAKNVTRKVFSEKYADVFKGDENWQAVQVPAGQTYAWDDNSTYVQNPPYFVGMGKSAGTIADVKGARVLGLFGDKITTDHISPAGSIKAQSPAGKYLLDHGVGIADFNQYGTRRGNHEVMMRGTFANIRIRNHMLGENGREGGYTIHYPSKEETSIYDAAMQYKAEGVPLVIFAGVEYGNGSSRDWAAKGTNLLGVKAVIAQSFERIHRSNLVGMGIVPFVFEEGTSWQTLGLKGDEIVSIEGLADVRPRQKVEASITYADGTVKKVPLICRIDTLDELDYMKNGGILQTVLRDLAA; the protein is encoded by the coding sequence GTGTCTAACATCGATAGTTTCAAAAGCCGCAAAACCCTCACCGTTAACGGTAAGGACTATGTCTATTACAGCTTGACCGAAGCCGAAAAGAACGGTCTCAAGGGCATTTCCAAACTTCCATTTTCCATGAAGGTTCTGCTTGAGAACCTGTTGCGCTTTGAAGATGACCGCTCCGTCAAGAAGTCGGATATCGAAGCCGTTGCAGCATGGCTCACAGATCGCGGTTCAGCGGGTGCTGAAATCGCTTATCGCCCTGCCCGCGTATTGATGCAGGACTTCACCGGCGTTCCAGCCGTTGTCGATCTTGCAGCCATGCGCGACGGGCTCAAGGCGCTTGGCGGCGACCCTGAGAAAATCAATCCGCTCGTTCCTGTCGATCTCGTGATCGATCACTCGGTTATCGTTGATGAATTTGGCAATCCCAATGCATTCAAGGCCAATGTGGATCTCGAGTATCAGCGCAATGGCGAACGCTATCGCTTCCTCAAGTGGGGCCAGCAGGCATTCAAGAACTTCCGTGTTGTTCCTCCGGGCACCGGCATCTGCCATCAGGTGAACCTCGAATATCTGGCACAGGCCGTCTGGACCAAAGAAGAAGACGGCGTGACTCTCGCCTATCCGGATACCTGCGTCGGCACCGATTCCCACACCACCATGGTCAATGGCCTTGGCGTTCTTGGCTGGGGTGTTGGCGGCATTGAAGCGGAAGCCGCAATGCTCGGCCAGCCGGTTTCCATGCTGCTGCCGGAAGTCATCGGCTTCCGCCTGACCGGCAAGGTCAAAGAAGGCGTGACTGCAACCGATCTCGTACTCACCGTTACGCAAATGCTGCGCAAGAAGGGCGTTGTCGGCAAGTTTGTCGAATTCTTCGGCGAAGGCCTCGAAAACATGACGCTGGCTGATCGCGCGACCATTGCAAATATGGGCCCGGAATATGGTGCGACTTGCGGCTTCTTCCCGATCGATAAAGAGACGCTCAACTACATGAACACGACCGGTCGCGAAGAAGACCGCATCGCGCTTGTTGAGGCCTATTCGCGTGCACAGGGCATGTGGCGTGAAGCCGGATCAGAAGATCCAGTGTTCACTGACATTCTTGAACTCGACATGGGTGACGTTGTCCCATCGATGGCTGGTCCGAAGCGTCCTGAAGGCCGCATCGCACTGGAAAACATCGGATCGGGTTTCGCAACCTCGCTTGAAACCGAATACAAAAAGACATCCGGCCAGACCACGCGCTATCCGGTTGAAGGTGAAGACTATGATCTCGGCCATGGCGATGTGGCAATTGCTGCGATTACGTCATGTACCAACACCTCGAACCCGAGTGTGCTGATTGCTGCCGGTCTTCTGGCACGCAATGCTGTTGCCAAGGGTCTGAAGACAAAGCCTTGGGTCAAGACCTCGCTTGCGCCCGGCTCTCAGGTTGTTGCCGCCTATCTTGAATCGGCTGGTCTTCAGAAGGATCTGGATGCGCTTGGTTTCAACCTTGTTGGTTTCGGCTGCACGACCTGTATCGGTAACTCCGGTCCTTTGCCTGCTCCAATCTCCAAGACCATCAATGAAAAAGGTCTGATTGCGGCAGCCGTCCTTTCCGGCAACCGTAACTTTGAAGGCCGTGTTTCGCCTGACGTTCAGGCAAACTATCTGGCTTCGCCGCCGCTGGTTGTTGCCCACGCGCTTGCAGGTACGGTTACAAAAGACCTGACCAAGGAGCCTCTTGGCGAAGACAAGGATGGCAATCCGGTATTCCTGCGTGACATCTGGCCGTCATCGGCTGAGATTCAGGATTTCATTGCCAAGAACGTAACCCGCAAAGTCTTCTCTGAAAAATATGCGGATGTGTTCAAGGGCGACGAAAACTGGCAAGCCGTACAGGTGCCTGCTGGTCAAACCTATGCATGGGATGACAATTCGACCTATGTGCAGAACCCGCCATACTTTGTCGGCATGGGCAAGTCGGCTGGCACGATTGCAGATGTTAAGGGCGCACGGGTGCTCGGTCTTTTCGGCGACAAGATCACGACCGACCACATCTCGCCTGCCGGTTCCATCAAGGCCCAGTCGCCTGCTGGCAAGTATCTGCTTGACCACGGCGTCGGCATTGCCGACTTCAACCAGTACGGCACGCGTCGTGGCAACCATGAAGTGATGATGCGCGGCACCTTCGCCAATATCCGTATTCGCAATCACATGCTGGGCGAAAACGGACGTGAAGGTGGTTACACCATTCACTATCCGTCGAAGGAAGAAACCTCGATCTATGATGCTGCTATGCAGTATAAGGCCGAGGGTGTTCCACTCGTCATCTTTGCAGGTGTCGAATATGGCAATGGGTCGTCGCGTGACTGGGCTGCAAAAGGCACCAATCTGCTTGGTGTGAAGGCCGTGATTGCGCAGTCGTTTGAGCGTATCCACCGCTCCAACCTCGTTGGCATGGGCATTGTGCCATTTGTATTTGAAGAAGGCACAAGCTGGCAGACGCTCGGTCTGAAGGGTGACGAAATCGTCTCTATCGAAGGCCTTGCCGATGTGCGCCCACGCCAGAAGGTTGAAGCTTCGATCACCTATGCCGATGGCACCGTGAAGAAGGTTCCACTGATCTGCCGTATCGATACGCTGGACGAGCTCGACTACATGAAGAATGGCGGTATTTTGCAGACCGTTCTGCGTGATCTCGCTGCTTAA
- a CDS encoding N-acetyltransferase family protein, whose product MPLIRDFKFTDIEAITTIYTEAVLNGSGSYDIEPPTLEDMTRRFASFVEQGFPILVAEENGLVLGYAYISYFRTRPAYRWLAEDSIYIAPDAKGKGVGKLLLGELIKRATALGFRQLLAVVGDGEHNIGSVKLHESLGYVHCGRIQGSGFKHGRWLDTVLMQLPLNGGCLVEPGPMPLTE is encoded by the coding sequence ATGCCCCTTATTCGCGATTTCAAATTCACCGACATTGAAGCCATCACGACAATCTATACAGAGGCTGTGCTGAACGGCTCAGGTTCTTATGATATCGAGCCGCCGACACTTGAAGACATGACGCGCCGTTTCGCGAGCTTTGTCGAACAGGGCTTTCCAATTCTGGTTGCCGAAGAAAACGGGCTGGTTCTGGGCTATGCCTATATCAGCTATTTCCGCACTCGCCCGGCTTATCGCTGGCTTGCGGAGGATTCGATCTATATCGCACCCGATGCGAAGGGGAAGGGCGTCGGCAAGCTTCTGCTTGGTGAACTCATCAAACGCGCAACAGCGCTCGGCTTCCGCCAGTTGCTGGCAGTGGTTGGTGATGGCGAGCATAATATTGGCTCAGTAAAGCTGCATGAGAGCCTTGGCTATGTCCATTGTGGCCGCATTCAGGGTTCGGGCTTCAAGCATGGTCGTTGGCTCGATACGGTGCTTATGCAGTTGCCGCTCAATGGCGGCTGTTTGGTTGAACCCGGACCGATGCCGCTGACTGAATAA
- the ccmA gene encoding heme ABC exporter ATP-binding protein CcmA, whose translation MRLGAENLTGERGGETIFANLSFELLSGEALIVTGPNGSGKSTLLRIICGLLAPEYGKITLVEAQTTLPVQAASHYLGHQNAMKPALSVRENLLFWKKFNGAAALDIDEALEAVGLPGVENLPFGYLSTGQKRRVSIAKLLISHRPLWIVDEPTAGLDKASEARFAELMRNHMRDGGMVIAATHIPLGLEGVKTLDMAQYSPEVA comes from the coding sequence ATGCGGCTTGGGGCCGAAAATCTGACGGGTGAACGTGGTGGCGAGACGATCTTCGCAAACCTCTCTTTTGAATTATTATCTGGCGAAGCACTGATTGTTACGGGTCCGAATGGTTCGGGAAAATCCACGCTGCTGCGGATCATCTGCGGATTGCTTGCGCCTGAATACGGCAAGATCACGCTCGTTGAAGCCCAAACCACGCTTCCCGTTCAGGCAGCGTCCCATTATCTCGGACACCAGAATGCAATGAAGCCCGCTTTGAGTGTGCGTGAAAATCTGCTGTTCTGGAAAAAGTTTAATGGAGCAGCGGCACTCGATATTGATGAAGCGCTGGAGGCGGTCGGTTTGCCAGGCGTTGAAAATCTGCCGTTTGGCTATCTTTCGACGGGTCAAAAGCGTCGCGTTTCCATCGCAAAACTGTTGATCAGCCACCGTCCGCTCTGGATTGTCGATGAGCCGACTGCTGGCCTTGATAAGGCATCCGAGGCGCGCTTCGCAGAACTGATGCGAAACCATATGCGTGACGGCGGCATGGTGATTGCAGCAACACATATTCCACTCGGCCTCGAAGGTGTAAAAACGCTCGACATGGCGCAATATTCGCCCGAGGTCGCGTGA
- a CDS encoding ABC transporter ATP-binding protein, whose product MTSLNHGPIIELENVHLTLGHAASSVHVLKGVSLSIVQGKSVGIVGPSGSGKSTLLMVLAGLEHIDRGMVKIAGEIISQMTEDQAAAFRGANIGIVFQSFHLIPNMTALENVAVPLELAGRRDAFEVAERELRAVGLGERLTHYPSELSGGEQQRVAIARALAPSPKILIADEPTGNLDTATGRQIADLLFSKQRENGLTMVLVTHDPSLAARCDQEIPVRSGRIEGPSQQEPVLETAVAGR is encoded by the coding sequence GTGACTTCGCTAAATCATGGCCCGATCATCGAGCTAGAGAATGTTCATCTGACTCTGGGACATGCGGCATCATCCGTGCATGTGCTCAAAGGCGTCTCGCTATCAATTGTCCAAGGTAAGTCTGTCGGCATCGTTGGTCCGTCAGGATCGGGCAAGTCCACACTGTTGATGGTGCTGGCTGGCCTTGAGCATATCGACCGAGGCATGGTGAAAATCGCGGGCGAAATCATAAGCCAAATGACCGAGGATCAGGCAGCTGCATTTCGCGGCGCCAATATCGGGATTGTCTTCCAGTCCTTCCACCTCATTCCAAACATGACGGCACTGGAAAATGTCGCCGTGCCGCTTGAGCTTGCAGGCCGCAGAGATGCGTTTGAAGTTGCCGAACGCGAATTGCGTGCTGTTGGCCTTGGTGAGCGTCTTACGCATTATCCATCGGAGCTCTCGGGTGGTGAGCAGCAGCGCGTGGCAATTGCCCGTGCACTTGCGCCAAGCCCTAAAATCCTGATTGCCGATGAACCGACCGGTAATCTCGATACGGCAACTGGTCGCCAAATTGCTGATCTTTTGTTTTCCAAACAGCGTGAGAATGGCCTGACCATGGTTCTTGTCACGCATGATCCCTCGCTTGCTGCTCGTTGCGATCAGGAAATTCCGGTGCGTTCAGGCCGCATTGAAGGGCCTTCGCAACAAGAGCCGGTCCTTGAAACAGCGGTGGCAGGCCGATGA
- the ccmB gene encoding heme exporter protein CcmB, protein MLALFLRDLRLSFRAGGGALIGILFFLAVISVMPFGVGPDLNLLSRIGPAMLWIGALLATLLGLDRLFQADRDDGSLDLLLIGADRHMLAFTVFVKCFAHWVASVLPLVIASSLLGLFMNMDATATAATTLTLLVGTPAIAFIGAVGAALAVALPRGGLLVSVIVLPLTIPVLIFGVSASYGATDAVAPFFAPFLILCALTLFFAVLGPIAAAAALKTSAD, encoded by the coding sequence ATGCTGGCACTGTTTCTGAGAGATTTGCGGTTGAGTTTCCGTGCTGGCGGCGGCGCGCTGATCGGCATCCTGTTCTTTCTGGCGGTGATTTCGGTGATGCCGTTTGGCGTCGGACCTGATCTTAATCTGCTATCGCGCATTGGCCCGGCCATGCTGTGGATCGGCGCTTTGCTGGCGACACTTCTTGGCCTCGACCGGCTGTTTCAGGCAGATCGCGATGATGGTTCACTCGATCTGCTGCTCATCGGCGCAGACCGGCACATGCTGGCTTTCACAGTTTTTGTGAAATGCTTTGCCCATTGGGTAGCGAGCGTTTTGCCGCTGGTGATAGCTTCGTCCTTGCTGGGACTCTTCATGAATATGGACGCGACGGCAACGGCCGCAACCACGCTCACACTTCTGGTTGGAACGCCTGCAATCGCCTTTATCGGCGCAGTGGGTGCCGCCCTTGCGGTCGCTCTTCCACGCGGCGGTTTGCTGGTTTCGGTGATCGTGTTGCCGCTAACCATTCCAGTGCTCATTTTCGGCGTGTCTGCTTCTTATGGCGCGACAGATGCTGTGGCACCTTTCTTTGCACCGTTTCTTATTCTCTGCGCACTGACTTTATTCTTTGCAGTTTTGGGGCCGATCGCTGCGGCAGCTGCACTAAAAACGTCAGCGGATTGA